The Miltoncostaea oceani genome includes a region encoding these proteins:
- a CDS encoding phosphatase PAP2 family protein has product MPPAPSRRLLAARFAGLVAAASAGVAVLLLVAVRTATGQGWDDAGRADPGGTGSAADAATQRLLDTISVSSLALLGVAIMLVAVLRDRPWLAAGAGAVVAGANITTQVMKRAIDRPDLAVDGIGPGAGAFPSGHVTVASSLALALVLVAPPALRWPAALVGGAYAAGVGVAVLVLGWHRPSEVVGAYLVAVAWTALVAAVVVAARGPRELAASPGRRARAGAAAAVLLAVAFVVVAGVAAQRRLDVRSAAVDRTALTFASATCVAACAALIAVVTGMLQSLPAARTRRRRTR; this is encoded by the coding sequence ATGCCCCCCGCGCCCTCCCGCCGGCTGCTCGCCGCGCGTTTCGCCGGTCTGGTCGCGGCCGCGTCCGCGGGCGTCGCGGTGCTGCTGCTCGTCGCCGTCCGGACGGCGACCGGCCAGGGCTGGGACGACGCCGGGCGCGCCGACCCGGGGGGCACCGGCTCCGCCGCCGACGCCGCCACCCAGCGGCTCCTGGACACGATCAGCGTGTCGTCGCTCGCCCTGCTGGGGGTGGCGATCATGCTCGTCGCCGTGCTCCGCGACCGCCCGTGGCTCGCCGCCGGCGCGGGCGCCGTGGTGGCGGGGGCGAACATCACGACCCAGGTCATGAAGCGGGCGATCGACCGGCCCGACCTGGCCGTCGACGGCATCGGCCCCGGCGCGGGGGCGTTCCCGAGCGGGCACGTCACCGTCGCGTCGTCGCTGGCGCTCGCCCTGGTGCTGGTCGCCCCGCCGGCGCTGCGGTGGCCGGCGGCGCTCGTGGGGGGCGCCTATGCGGCGGGCGTCGGCGTGGCGGTGCTCGTGCTCGGCTGGCACCGCCCGAGCGAGGTGGTGGGCGCCTACCTCGTCGCCGTGGCGTGGACCGCCCTCGTGGCGGCCGTCGTCGTGGCGGCCCGCGGGCCGCGGGAGCTCGCGGCGTCGCCGGGGCGCCGGGCCCGGGCGGGCGCCGCCGCCGCCGTGCTGCTCGCGGTGGCCTTCGTCGTGGTCGCGGGGGTCGCCGCCCAGCGCCGGCTGGACGTCCGGTCGGCGGCGGTCGACCGCACCGCCCTCACCTTCGCGTCGGCGACCTGCGTCGCGGCGTGCGCGGCGCTGATCGCCGTGGTCACGGGGATGCTCCAGTCGCTGCCGGCGGCGCGCACGCGGCGTCGCCGCACCCGGTAA
- a CDS encoding 6-phosphofructokinase, with protein sequence MRVGLLTGGGDCPGLNAVIRGAVRVGTDHGHEHVGLLGGWRGLLQRDTRPLDRDAVAGILTRGGTILGSSRTNPFKSEEGGRECVAAFADLGLDALIAIGGEDTLGVARRLHDELGLNVIGVPKTIDNDLSGTDYTFGFWTAVQIAVDAIDRLHTTGESHDRVIVVEVMGRHAGWIALESGLASGAHVIMIPEQPASLDDVCARITARRERGAGYAIVVISEGVVLDAGAGDGAVDEFGHTLLAKASVGETLAERIEAQIGGEARAVVLGHVQRGGTPTAFDRSLATRFGARAAQLVSEGSYGRMVALKGDTVSDIPLSEAVSVLKTVPEDVYRRVAEVAAGR encoded by the coding sequence ATGCGCGTCGGACTTCTCACCGGTGGGGGCGACTGCCCCGGTCTCAACGCCGTCATCCGCGGCGCCGTGCGGGTCGGCACGGACCACGGTCACGAGCACGTCGGGCTGCTGGGCGGCTGGCGCGGCCTGCTGCAGCGCGACACGCGCCCGCTCGACCGCGACGCCGTCGCCGGGATCCTCACGCGGGGCGGCACGATCCTCGGCAGCTCGCGCACCAACCCCTTCAAGTCGGAGGAGGGCGGCCGGGAGTGCGTCGCCGCCTTCGCCGACCTCGGGCTCGACGCCCTCATCGCCATCGGCGGCGAGGACACGCTCGGCGTCGCCCGCCGCCTGCACGACGAGCTCGGCCTGAACGTGATCGGCGTCCCCAAGACGATCGACAACGACCTCTCGGGCACCGACTACACCTTCGGCTTCTGGACCGCGGTGCAGATCGCGGTCGACGCGATCGATCGCCTGCACACCACCGGCGAGTCCCACGACCGGGTGATCGTCGTCGAGGTGATGGGCCGCCACGCCGGGTGGATCGCGCTCGAGTCGGGTCTCGCCTCCGGCGCCCACGTCATCATGATCCCGGAGCAGCCCGCCTCCCTCGACGACGTCTGCGCGCGCATCACCGCGCGGCGCGAGCGCGGGGCGGGGTACGCGATCGTGGTCATCAGCGAGGGCGTCGTCCTCGACGCGGGGGCCGGCGACGGCGCCGTGGACGAGTTCGGGCACACCCTCCTCGCGAAGGCGAGCGTCGGCGAGACGCTGGCCGAGCGGATCGAGGCGCAGATCGGCGGCGAGGCCCGCGCGGTCGTCCTCGGGCACGTCCAGCGCGGCGGCACCCCGACGGCCTTCGACCGTTCGCTCGCCACCCGCTTCGGCGCCCGCGCGGCCCAGCTCGTGAGCGAGGGGTCCTACGGCCGGATGGTGGCGCTGAAGGGCGACACCGTCTCCGACATCCCCCTCTCGGAGGCCGTGAGCGTCCTGAAGACGGTCCCCGAGGATGTCTACCGCCGCGTCGCGGAAGTGGCCGCCGGCCGCTGA
- a CDS encoding DNA topoisomerase 3, which yields MPSLVICEKPSVAADVAKALLGSKAKRSGDHWEGPDAIVAFAVGHLVEQVDPDKYDDKYKKWKYDDLPILPEAFRYQPRDARAAKTLKSLHALMKRPDVDLIINACDAGREGELIFKLILETAPKAAQGKPVKRAWFSSMTQKAIRDAFDALRDDEVMQPLEAAARARSEADWLVGMNATRAATTKAGSIRKVLSLGRVQTPTLALIVNRDLAIAAFVPEDFWEVEAAFEVAGGAHYAGLWHEGSTTRLKEAAPAEAIAAAASGAPGVVESLETKPQVEQPPLLYDLTTLQREANGRFGYSASRTLGTAQALYDQHKLLTYPRTNSRYLSGDMAGQLKSVVSGVGAASREYADPARYVLGLDRLPLGRVVNDAKVTDHHAIIPTEGDHDLSGLTRDERRIYDMVARRFLAVFHPAARFERTVVETRCAEHLFRSRGKVMIEAGWRAAYGESVEKASAPPPADGDAPAVKADEEAEQSLPALAVGQQVSCVSAEALAKRTKPPGRYSEGTLLRAMETAGKLVEDDEAAEAMKDAGIGTPATRAATIERLVDAEYVEREGRSLRATEKGTGLIKMLGDHVLTSPELTGRWEQRLNRIERGEEKADVFRTEIDGFTREVVAWFADKERDDLKITREPLAPCPTPGCEGQIVEYPKSYGCNTYHGKDDPGCGYTLWKQQNGRTITRDEALEHIAAGRSSKDLEAEREVIGACPTPGCGGEIIERTRSFGCTSWKSRTEPGCGYVIWKKVRGQKGEVDADAARAMVARGETNAAPVVAKEPLAACPTPGCPGHIQENSRAYGCTSWKSRKNPGCGFVIWKREKGHEVTPEEAVARIEEARAAAGGALEVPAPTA from the coding sequence ATGCCGTCCCTGGTCATCTGCGAGAAGCCCTCCGTCGCCGCCGACGTGGCCAAGGCCCTGCTCGGGTCGAAGGCCAAGCGGTCCGGTGACCACTGGGAGGGACCGGACGCGATCGTCGCGTTCGCGGTCGGCCACCTGGTCGAGCAGGTCGACCCGGACAAGTACGACGACAAGTACAAGAAGTGGAAGTACGACGACCTCCCGATCCTGCCGGAGGCCTTCCGCTACCAGCCCCGCGACGCCCGGGCCGCGAAGACGCTGAAGTCGCTCCACGCCCTGATGAAGCGCCCCGACGTGGACCTCATCATCAACGCGTGCGACGCCGGGCGGGAGGGCGAGCTGATCTTCAAGCTCATCCTCGAGACGGCCCCGAAGGCCGCGCAGGGCAAGCCCGTGAAGCGCGCCTGGTTCAGCTCGATGACCCAGAAGGCGATCCGGGACGCGTTCGACGCGCTCCGCGACGACGAGGTGATGCAGCCGCTCGAGGCCGCCGCCCGCGCCCGCAGCGAGGCCGACTGGCTCGTCGGCATGAACGCCACCCGCGCGGCGACCACCAAGGCGGGCTCCATCCGCAAGGTGCTGTCGCTCGGCCGCGTCCAGACCCCGACCCTCGCGCTGATCGTGAACCGCGACCTCGCGATCGCCGCCTTCGTCCCGGAGGACTTCTGGGAGGTCGAGGCCGCGTTCGAGGTCGCCGGCGGCGCGCACTACGCCGGCCTGTGGCACGAGGGCTCCACGACGCGCCTGAAGGAGGCCGCCCCGGCCGAGGCGATCGCCGCCGCCGCCTCCGGCGCCCCCGGCGTCGTCGAGTCGCTCGAGACGAAGCCGCAGGTCGAGCAGCCCCCGCTGCTGTACGACCTGACGACGCTCCAGCGCGAGGCGAACGGCCGCTTCGGCTACTCCGCGAGCCGCACCCTCGGCACCGCCCAGGCGCTCTACGACCAGCACAAGCTGCTGACCTATCCGCGTACCAACTCGCGGTACCTGTCGGGCGACATGGCGGGCCAGCTGAAGTCGGTCGTGAGCGGCGTGGGCGCCGCGTCCCGCGAGTACGCCGACCCGGCCCGGTACGTGCTCGGCCTCGACCGGCTGCCGCTCGGCCGCGTGGTCAACGACGCCAAGGTCACGGACCACCACGCGATCATCCCGACCGAGGGCGACCACGACCTCTCGGGGCTGACCCGCGACGAGCGGCGCATCTACGACATGGTCGCGCGGCGCTTCCTCGCCGTCTTCCACCCCGCCGCCCGCTTCGAGCGCACCGTCGTCGAGACGCGCTGCGCCGAGCACCTGTTCCGCAGCCGCGGCAAGGTCATGATCGAGGCCGGCTGGCGCGCCGCCTACGGCGAGTCGGTCGAGAAGGCCTCCGCCCCGCCCCCCGCCGACGGGGACGCCCCCGCCGTGAAGGCCGACGAGGAGGCCGAGCAGTCGCTGCCGGCCCTCGCCGTCGGGCAGCAGGTCTCCTGCGTGTCCGCCGAGGCCCTCGCGAAGCGCACGAAGCCGCCGGGCCGCTACTCGGAGGGGACGCTGCTCCGCGCGATGGAGACGGCGGGCAAGCTCGTGGAGGACGACGAGGCCGCCGAGGCGATGAAGGACGCGGGCATCGGCACGCCGGCGACCCGCGCCGCCACGATCGAGCGCCTGGTGGACGCCGAGTACGTGGAGCGCGAGGGCCGCAGCCTCCGCGCCACCGAGAAGGGCACCGGGCTCATCAAGATGCTCGGCGACCACGTCCTCACCAGCCCCGAGCTGACGGGCCGGTGGGAGCAGCGCCTCAACCGCATCGAGCGCGGCGAGGAGAAGGCCGACGTCTTCCGCACCGAGATCGACGGGTTCACGCGCGAGGTGGTCGCGTGGTTCGCCGACAAGGAGCGCGACGACCTCAAGATCACCCGCGAGCCCCTCGCGCCGTGCCCGACGCCGGGCTGCGAGGGCCAGATCGTCGAGTACCCGAAGAGCTACGGCTGCAACACGTACCACGGCAAGGACGACCCGGGCTGCGGGTACACGCTGTGGAAGCAGCAGAACGGCCGCACCATCACGCGCGACGAGGCCCTGGAGCACATCGCCGCGGGCCGGTCGAGCAAGGACCTCGAGGCGGAGCGCGAGGTGATCGGCGCGTGCCCCACCCCCGGGTGCGGCGGCGAGATCATCGAGCGGACGCGCTCGTTCGGCTGCACGAGCTGGAAGAGCCGCACCGAGCCGGGCTGCGGGTACGTCATCTGGAAGAAGGTCCGCGGCCAGAAGGGCGAGGTCGACGCGGACGCGGCCCGCGCGATGGTGGCCCGGGGCGAGACGAACGCCGCGCCCGTCGTCGCGAAGGAGCCGCTCGCCGCCTGCCCGACCCCCGGATGCCCCGGCCACATCCAGGAGAACAGCCGGGCCTACGGGTGCACGAGCTGGAAGAGCCGCAAGAACCCGGGGTGCGGGTTCGTCATCTGGAAGCGCGAGAAGGGCCACGAGGTGACGCCGGAGGAGGCGGTCGCCCGCATCGAGGAGGCCCGTGCCGCCGCCGGCGGGGCGCTCGAGGTGCCCGCCCCGACCGCATGA
- a CDS encoding peptide chain release factor-like protein, which translates to MTPEEVAGLLVERGVWTYSRSSGPGGQRRDHTETRAEFTLRPRDLDDLPHPLAARLRDGLELDRHPLRLTSQAERSRERNRDVVIGRLTARVARAMAPPAPPRRPTRPTRGATERRLADKARRSGVKAARRPPEPD; encoded by the coding sequence ATGACCCCGGAGGAGGTCGCCGGGCTCCTCGTGGAGCGCGGCGTCTGGACCTACTCCCGCTCCTCGGGCCCCGGCGGCCAGCGGCGCGACCACACCGAGACGCGCGCCGAGTTCACCCTCCGCCCGCGCGACCTCGACGACCTCCCCCACCCCCTCGCGGCGCGCCTGCGCGACGGCCTGGAGCTCGACCGGCACCCGCTGCGCCTGACGAGCCAGGCCGAGCGCTCCCGCGAGCGCAACCGCGACGTCGTGATCGGCCGGCTGACGGCGCGCGTCGCCCGGGCGATGGCGCCGCCCGCCCCGCCCCGGCGCCCCACCCGGCCGACCCGCGGCGCGACGGAGCGGCGCCTGGCCGACAAGGCGCGGCGGTCCGGGGTGAAGGCCGCCCGGCGGCCCCCCGAGCCGGACTGA
- a CDS encoding class I SAM-dependent methyltransferase: MDIDWGDGDYGRTAEVLAPAAEVVVAEAEVAPGDWFLDVACGTGNAALTAAAQGASVVGVDLSASLVDTARARARLAQVPDATFVVGDAGNLPVEAGAFDAAVSVFGVIFAPDPAEAVGQMVSALRPGGRLVIASWVARGPIHEAGRVLRGAFPAAPEADGVRWDDAAWVRDLLTAAGARDVAQREESLVFTAESTESWFAEQEEHHPVWRWARRLLPPEGWDALRADALTVLAESSDDPAAFRASSPYLVTRAVV, encoded by the coding sequence ATGGACATCGACTGGGGTGACGGCGACTACGGGCGGACCGCCGAGGTGCTCGCGCCGGCGGCGGAGGTCGTGGTCGCCGAGGCCGAGGTGGCGCCGGGGGACTGGTTCCTCGACGTCGCGTGCGGCACCGGCAACGCGGCGCTCACGGCGGCGGCTCAGGGCGCCAGCGTCGTGGGGGTCGACCTGTCCGCGTCCCTCGTCGACACCGCCCGGGCCCGCGCCCGGCTCGCCCAGGTGCCGGACGCGACGTTCGTGGTCGGCGACGCCGGCAACCTGCCCGTCGAGGCCGGCGCCTTCGACGCCGCCGTCAGCGTCTTCGGCGTCATCTTCGCGCCCGACCCGGCGGAGGCGGTGGGCCAGATGGTCTCCGCCCTGCGGCCCGGGGGGCGCCTCGTGATCGCGAGCTGGGTCGCGCGCGGCCCGATCCACGAGGCGGGCCGGGTGCTGCGCGGCGCGTTCCCCGCGGCGCCCGAGGCCGACGGCGTGCGCTGGGACGACGCCGCATGGGTCCGCGACCTCCTGACCGCCGCCGGTGCGCGCGACGTCGCGCAGCGCGAGGAGTCGCTGGTCTTCACCGCCGAGTCGACGGAGTCGTGGTTCGCCGAGCAGGAGGAGCACCACCCGGTGTGGCGGTGGGCGCGGCGCCTGCTGCCGCCCGAGGGCTGGGACGCGCTCCGCGCCGACGCCCTCACCGTGCTCGCGGAGAGCAGCGACGACCCCGCCGCCTTCCGCGCCTCCAGCCCCTACCTGGTGACGCGCGCCGTCGTCTAG
- a CDS encoding nitroreductase family protein → MDALEAIRRRRSVRRYTDRPVDDADVDELLRLALLAPTGGMAQAWSILVVREPERRAALAELIIRGGAEYFRLVRPAAAGTSPEEHAEWARGYARQALGTYPDVPVWIVGLLVPRDVFPPDRRAMERDADMVSVGFMIENLMVAARAKGLGTVPTVFQWFVEDEFRALLGLPPEVEVPLVTPLGYPEEFPQGLPPALAAIRRPWRTLVHDETWGAPRADA, encoded by the coding sequence ATGGACGCACTCGAGGCGATCCGGCGGCGGCGCAGCGTTCGCCGCTACACCGACCGCCCGGTCGACGACGCCGACGTCGACGAGCTGCTGCGCCTCGCGCTGCTCGCCCCCACCGGGGGCATGGCGCAGGCGTGGAGCATCCTCGTCGTCCGCGAGCCGGAGCGGAGGGCGGCGCTCGCCGAGCTGATCATCCGCGGCGGGGCCGAGTACTTCCGGCTGGTGCGCCCCGCGGCCGCCGGCACGTCACCGGAGGAGCACGCCGAATGGGCGCGCGGCTACGCCCGCCAGGCGCTCGGCACCTACCCCGACGTCCCCGTCTGGATCGTCGGCCTCCTGGTGCCGCGCGACGTCTTCCCGCCGGACCGGCGGGCCATGGAGCGCGACGCCGACATGGTCTCCGTGGGCTTCATGATCGAGAACCTGATGGTCGCCGCCCGGGCGAAGGGCCTCGGCACCGTCCCGACGGTCTTCCAGTGGTTCGTGGAGGACGAGTTCCGCGCGCTGCTCGGCCTGCCGCCCGAGGTGGAGGTCCCCCTCGTCACCCCGCTCGGGTACCCGGAGGAGTTCCCGCAGGGCCTGCCGCCGGCGCTCGCGGCGATCCGCCGGCCGTGGCGGACGCTGGTGCACGACGAGACGTGGGGCGCACCCCGCGCGGACGCCTGA
- a CDS encoding inorganic phosphate transporter has protein sequence MSAETAVVVAITLVWAVSGGIHDAGTLTASGIASRALSPRAAILLVGVFGFAGPLVVGTAVATTIGSFVDLGDLPPEAALRTIAAGLAAAITWNVVTWRLGIPASSTHGLVGGLVGATVVVAGPDDVVWGLAALAEGRVEGVTKVLAALVLSPLVGLALGAVVLRTTAWALSSGSVAWNRRLRRAQVPAVAALSFAHGANEAQKGMGIIALALLAGGAADELAVPAWAVVLSASTIPLGAVVGGWRIVRTLGFGIYRLRPMHAAGAQATAALVVAATSAWGGPVSTSQVASSAIIGVGAAERPRSVRWETGKSILAAWVLTIPATAALAALLAGLLRTSGAMG, from the coding sequence ATGTCCGCGGAGACCGCCGTCGTGGTGGCGATCACCCTGGTCTGGGCGGTCAGCGGGGGGATCCACGACGCCGGCACCCTGACGGCGAGCGGCATCGCCTCCCGCGCGCTGTCGCCCCGCGCGGCGATCCTGCTGGTGGGTGTGTTCGGCTTCGCGGGCCCGCTGGTGGTCGGGACCGCCGTGGCGACCACCATCGGCTCCTTCGTCGACCTCGGCGACCTCCCGCCCGAGGCGGCCCTGCGCACGATCGCCGCCGGCCTCGCCGCCGCGATCACCTGGAACGTCGTCACGTGGCGCCTCGGCATCCCCGCGTCCTCGACGCACGGCCTGGTGGGGGGACTGGTGGGCGCGACCGTCGTGGTCGCGGGTCCCGACGACGTGGTGTGGGGGCTCGCCGCCCTCGCCGAGGGTCGTGTCGAGGGCGTCACGAAGGTCCTCGCGGCGCTCGTGCTGTCCCCCCTGGTCGGGCTCGCGCTCGGCGCCGTCGTGCTGCGCACCACCGCCTGGGCGCTGAGCTCGGGATCGGTCGCCTGGAACCGGCGTCTGCGGAGGGCGCAGGTCCCCGCCGTCGCGGCGCTGTCGTTCGCCCACGGGGCGAACGAGGCCCAGAAGGGCATGGGCATCATCGCCCTCGCCCTCCTGGCGGGTGGCGCGGCCGACGAGCTCGCGGTGCCGGCCTGGGCCGTCGTGCTGTCCGCCTCAACGATCCCGCTGGGCGCGGTGGTCGGGGGCTGGCGCATCGTGCGGACCCTCGGGTTCGGCATCTACCGCCTGCGGCCGATGCACGCCGCGGGTGCCCAGGCGACGGCGGCCCTGGTGGTCGCCGCCACCTCCGCGTGGGGTGGGCCGGTCTCGACGAGCCAGGTCGCCAGCTCCGCCATCATCGGCGTCGGGGCGGCCGAGCGGCCGCGGAGCGTGCGCTGGGAGACGGGGAAGTCCATCCTTGCGGCATGGGTGCTGACGATCCCGGCGACGGCGGCGCTCGCCGCCCTGCTCGCCGGTCTGCTGCGAACCTCGGGGGCGATGGGGTGA
- a CDS encoding DUF47 domain-containing protein, whose product MIARIARSARALGDRVAPRVPDFHGMLIDQCAVGVDALDALVVFARDGDPEAGARVREREKEGDRRRAITLETLARAFATPIDRGAIHLAATSIDDVLNYAKTTVREMEILGVPPDRWTAELAEHLQAGGVALLDGFTRLRDDPAGAHAAALAVHKSERNAEKAYRAAVADALAPGPIAEIRVFDRESVEASLAVILLALRRREVYRHLSNGADRLDTAGRALLDIVLADV is encoded by the coding sequence GTGATCGCCCGCATCGCACGGTCGGCGCGCGCGCTCGGCGACCGCGTCGCGCCCCGCGTGCCGGACTTCCACGGCATGCTCATCGACCAGTGCGCCGTGGGGGTCGACGCCCTCGACGCGCTCGTCGTGTTCGCCCGCGACGGCGACCCGGAGGCCGGCGCCCGGGTCCGCGAGAGGGAGAAGGAGGGCGACCGGCGGCGGGCGATCACGCTCGAGACCCTGGCGCGCGCGTTCGCGACGCCCATCGACCGTGGGGCCATCCACCTCGCGGCGACCTCCATCGACGACGTGCTCAACTACGCGAAGACGACGGTCCGCGAGATGGAGATCCTCGGCGTCCCGCCGGACCGCTGGACCGCCGAGCTCGCGGAGCACCTGCAGGCCGGCGGCGTCGCCCTCCTCGACGGGTTCACCCGGCTCCGTGACGACCCCGCCGGCGCGCACGCCGCGGCGCTCGCCGTCCACAAGTCCGAGCGCAACGCCGAGAAGGCCTACCGCGCCGCCGTCGCGGACGCGCTGGCGCCCGGTCCCATCGCCGAGATCCGCGTGTTCGACCGCGAGAGCGTGGAGGCCTCCCTCGCCGTCATCCTGCTCGCGCTGCGCCGCCGCGAGGTCTACCGCCACCTCTCCAACGGCGCGGACCGCCTCGACACCGCCGGCCGCGCCCTGCTCGACATCGTCCTCGCCGACGTCTGA
- a CDS encoding sensor domain-containing diguanylate cyclase/phosphohydrolase yields the protein MPVPRDHAVGGAPRALLLDGDRTSRAMIRALLEQSGWRAEPTAADAGVLRARGLPGARMVIADWPRLEPLWPTLLAARAAGDGVPHIVALVDAGADGAARDAIAAGADDCLARPVRAADLAARLGVATRASAARRGARGALAAARHERDRLAVVLSSLPDGLVILAGGGTVIEVNEVFCTMTGLVRDDLVGRRSLFPGWPEDERPRLEAALAASAAGAACERDVVLPRADGGRFPAIIGVAPARGRDGRVAGHVVTVKDVSARVRAERVRAALRRLAGLSAAGLAAEVVLDRVASELAVLAGAGAVLRAGASGPVVAAASPAAPVGEAPTAGVLVREAPIRIADEVWGAVATGPSPGAALPEGLDEVLEAMAEIAAGAIVADRERALRAASAGADPVTGLPDAQAFSDLMGREAERARRYRRDVALVLIDIDGFRRVNDAHGHDGGDRVLREMAARLRAHVRGPDALGRTGGDEFAWLLPETDERAAHDAAARLRRALAEAPFAVAGPLTVSVGIASGASAEGAADLYRQAEVALHWAKVSGRNRAVAYSFAVAEEVFARRGGDRAETPSLRAMRALAWAVDAKDPYTHRHSTRVADLAVALATALGWTVARAAQLREAGLVHDVGKIAVPDAILFKPGPLTPHEREEVSRHAEIGARIVEDVLSPEQAAWVRGHHERWDGGGYPDGLAGDDIPEEARLLALADSWDVIVSSRSYKRARGLDDALAEVRRCAGAQFWPAAVDALERLVAAGAVVAPPDDLVVDGDLSRLAGLPVPVAAPPV from the coding sequence ATGCCGGTCCCACGCGACCACGCGGTGGGAGGCGCCCCGCGCGCCCTGCTGCTGGACGGCGACCGCACCTCGCGGGCGATGATCCGCGCCCTGCTGGAGCAGTCCGGGTGGCGCGCCGAGCCGACCGCGGCCGACGCCGGCGTGCTGCGCGCGCGCGGGCTCCCCGGCGCCCGCATGGTGATCGCCGACTGGCCCCGCCTCGAGCCCCTCTGGCCGACGCTGCTGGCCGCGCGCGCCGCGGGCGACGGCGTGCCCCACATCGTCGCGCTGGTCGACGCCGGCGCGGACGGGGCTGCCCGCGACGCGATCGCGGCCGGCGCCGACGACTGCCTGGCGCGCCCGGTCCGCGCCGCCGACCTCGCCGCCCGCCTCGGGGTGGCCACCCGCGCCTCCGCCGCGCGGCGCGGCGCCCGCGGGGCGCTGGCCGCCGCACGCCACGAACGCGACCGGCTGGCGGTCGTGCTGTCCTCGCTGCCCGACGGCCTCGTCATCCTCGCCGGTGGCGGCACCGTCATCGAGGTCAACGAGGTGTTCTGCACCATGACCGGCCTCGTCCGGGACGACCTGGTCGGGCGCCGCTCCCTCTTCCCGGGCTGGCCCGAGGACGAGCGGCCCCGGCTCGAGGCCGCGCTCGCCGCGTCGGCCGCCGGGGCCGCGTGCGAACGCGACGTGGTGCTGCCCCGCGCCGACGGCGGTCGCTTCCCCGCGATCATCGGCGTCGCGCCCGCCCGCGGCCGCGACGGCCGGGTGGCGGGGCACGTCGTCACCGTCAAGGACGTCAGCGCACGGGTGCGCGCCGAGCGCGTCCGCGCGGCCCTGCGACGCCTCGCCGGGCTGTCCGCCGCGGGCCTCGCCGCCGAGGTCGTCCTCGACCGGGTCGCGTCGGAGCTGGCGGTGCTCGCCGGGGCGGGGGCCGTGCTGCGCGCCGGGGCCTCCGGCCCGGTCGTCGCCGCGGCGTCCCCGGCGGCGCCGGTGGGGGAGGCCCCCACCGCGGGGGTCCTCGTGCGCGAGGCCCCGATCCGGATCGCGGACGAGGTGTGGGGCGCCGTCGCCACCGGCCCCTCCCCGGGCGCGGCGCTGCCCGAGGGGCTCGACGAGGTGCTCGAGGCGATGGCCGAGATCGCCGCCGGGGCGATCGTCGCCGATCGGGAGCGTGCGCTGCGCGCCGCGAGCGCCGGCGCCGACCCCGTGACCGGCCTCCCCGACGCCCAGGCGTTCTCGGACCTGATGGGACGCGAGGCCGAGCGGGCCCGCCGCTACCGCCGCGACGTGGCGCTCGTCCTCATCGACATCGACGGCTTCCGCCGGGTCAACGACGCGCACGGCCACGACGGCGGCGACCGGGTGCTGCGGGAGATGGCGGCACGCCTGCGCGCCCACGTCCGCGGCCCGGACGCGCTGGGGCGGACGGGGGGCGACGAGTTCGCGTGGCTGCTGCCCGAGACCGACGAGAGGGCCGCACACGACGCCGCCGCGCGCCTGCGGCGCGCCCTCGCCGAGGCGCCGTTCGCCGTCGCCGGCCCCCTGACCGTGTCGGTGGGGATCGCCTCGGGCGCATCCGCCGAGGGCGCCGCCGACCTCTACCGGCAGGCCGAGGTCGCCCTCCACTGGGCGAAGGTGTCCGGCCGCAACCGGGCCGTCGCCTACTCGTTCGCCGTCGCCGAGGAGGTCTTCGCCCGTCGCGGCGGCGACCGTGCCGAGACGCCCAGCCTGCGGGCGATGCGGGCGCTGGCGTGGGCGGTCGACGCGAAGGACCCCTACACCCACCGGCACTCGACCCGGGTCGCCGACCTCGCGGTCGCCCTCGCGACCGCCCTCGGCTGGACCGTCGCCCGCGCCGCCCAGCTCCGCGAGGCGGGCCTCGTCCACGACGTCGGCAAGATCGCCGTGCCGGACGCCATCCTCTTCAAGCCCGGCCCCCTCACGCCGCACGAGCGCGAGGAGGTGTCGCGCCACGCGGAGATCGGCGCGCGCATCGTCGAGGACGTCCTGTCACCCGAGCAGGCCGCCTGGGTGCGCGGCCACCACGAGCGCTGGGACGGCGGCGGCTACCCCGACGGCCTCGCCGGCGACGACATCCCGGAGGAGGCGCGCCTGCTGGCGCTGGCCGACTCGTGGGACGTCATCGTCAGCTCACGCAGCTACAAGCGGGCGCGGGGCCTCGACGACGCCCTCGCCGAGGTGCGCCGCTGCGCCGGGGCCCAGTTCTGGCCGGCGGCCGTCGACGCCCTGGAGCGGCTCGTCGCGGCGGGCGCCGTGGTGGCGCCCCCCGACGACCTCGTGGTCGACGGTGACCTGTCGCGCCTCGCGGGACTCCCGGTCCCGGTCGCGGCCCCGCCCGTCTGA